The window TTTTGCCGATCGGCCGCGCACGCGGGCCGGGAAGGGCGGTCTGGGAGCTCTGGACGGGTCGGCGAACGTCGCGGGACCTGGGCGCCGGCAGTTACATAACGCTTGCGCACGCGGTGTAGTGGGCGGCGCGGACAGGCTATTCGTGTCCGGCCGGCGGCGCAGGCGGGCTGTTTGTGTCCGACATCCGTTGTGTGTGGGTCACTCCCGGGCCGAGCCCGGGGTTCCGTTGTGTGTGGGTCACTCCCGGGCCGAGCCCGGGGTTCCGTTGTGTGTGGGTCACTCCCGGGCCGAGCCCGGGGTTCCGTTGTGTGTGGGTCACAGGCCCGTGCTGCGCCACCCATCGCTTCCTTGGCGCCCGTGTTCATGTGATTCGGGGGCCCGAAGTGTCCCCGAATCACATAACACATATTATGCGAAGTTTTCCGGGGGTTCCTTAGCCCAAGGTTCCCCGAATCTTCAACTCGAATTGGCGTTCCCTTAACCAGTTCTTGAGGCGTTAAGCGCCATAAAGGTTTCAAGGTTGGAGTCGGTCCCCCGGGAACGGAAACCCCGGGCTAGACCCCGGGTGGTCCCGCAGACAGGAAAGGGTTGATGGCGGTTCAACAGGTGACGGGACAGCAGTCCCAGGTGCTGTGGGCGGAACTGCGCCGGCTCGTGTCGCAGATCCCCGCCCCGGCCCCGTCGCTCGGCGCCGATCAGCTGATCCTGACGTCGGGCGACCCGAATCAGCTTTTCTATCTGCCTGCCAAGGGTACTCTCGCGGCCGGCGACGTGGGCCCCGACGTGGCGCGGCTCCAGCAGGCCCTGCGGCAACTCGGGTACTACAGGGAAGCCAGCAACACGGGCGTCTACGGCCTGATGACCGTCATCGCGGTGAAGGAATTCCAGGCCGCGTACGGCCTGCCCGTACTCGGCGAAGTGGGCGCCAACACGCGCAAGACCCTGGCGGACGCCCTGGTCGGGCGGGCGCGGCCGCAGCCGCAGCCTCCCTCAGCGCCGCCCCAGGCGACGCCATCCAGCGGCGGCTGGACTGCCCCCTCCTCGGGAGGTGGGTGGACTTCCCCGACGGTCGGTTCGCCGACGGCGCCGCCGCCGGCCGCTCCGCCGGTCTCGGCGGCCCAGGCGCCCGCATGGAACGGCCTGCCGCATCCGAACAGCTACTTCATCAGCCAGATTTACGATCCGCGCTTCAACCCGTACGCGCCGCGCAGCACCGCCAACTGCGGGCCGACGAGCCTGGCGATGGTATTGCGGGCCTTCGGCCGCGCGCCCGCCGCCGCCAACGTCCAGGACCTGGTCGAGAAGGTGCGGATCCAGATGACCGGCCGCAACGACCCGGGAGAGCTGACCAACGAGAACCAGGTGGCGCGGGCCGCCAGCGCTTACGGCCTCAAGAGCGAGTCGGTGAGCAGCGTGGACGAGATCGAGCGGCAGCTCCGGCAAGGCAAGCTGGTGATCCTGGCGGGCGATCCCGGCGCGTACAACTACACGTTCGGCAGCGACCAGTACTTCCCGTTCTCCGGCGGCCACTTCATCGTGGTCAGCGCCATCGAAGGCAACCGCGTGATCATCAACGATCCCCTGAGTCACGTCGGCGCGATTGTGATAGGTCGCGATCACTTGCAGGAATACATGTCCTATCGTAACTGGTACTCGGGTCTTGCACTGAGTCCAATTTGAACCAGGTAATCACTTAGCCATGGAATGTATTTCCCCGGGAAGCATTTCCTCGGGAAACCTCCGGATGGGCAAGACAGGCAATCAATTAACCAGGATAATTGGTTCCCTGGTAATTTAAGTCGTAGGCTTAAAGGGGGCTAGGTTATTGTTGTCTTGCTGCGTATCTGCCTGCCTGTTAATTTGCAGTTGCTGGCTTACGGCGACGTCTTCCCCACAACCACCTGACAAGTAGATAAGCTGGCAGCCAGAGGGGGACGAAGACGCCGATCCAGATGGCCGACGAGATCAGGCCGATTGCGACCTCCCAGAGCGCCGCGCCTGCCTCTTTGGCCACGGCGAGCGGATTCCAGCCCGCGGGAGTGCGCGGCACGGCCGCGACGGACAGCGTGAGCGTGACGGTCGAGTAGCTGACCTGATTGGCCAGGAAGTTACGCCGAGCCGTCGCTTGCTCCATTTCGCCGCGGACCCGCGCCAGCTCTCGCTCCACTTCCAGCAGGTCGGTCACCTTGCCCGACCTGGAGAAAAGCTCCTGGAGGCGGCGTTCTTCGGCCGCCCAGTTGCGGAGTCGGGCCTGGAGATCCTGGAACTCCAGGCCGACGTCGTCCGAGGCGAGCGACTCGCTCAGGATGGTACCGACGGCCGCCAGGCCTCCCAGGAAGGCGTCGAGCGATCTGGCGGGGATGCGCACCAGCAGGGAACCGGTCGGCGACTCTCCGTGATACAGGGTCGACGAGGCGATGTAGCCGCCGAAGCTCCGGGCCCGCGTCTCGAGGGCCCGGGCGGCCTTGGGCAGGTCGGTCACCTGCACCGACACCTCGGCGCGCCGGACGATCATGGGCTCCTGCTGCGCCGGGGCGCCTTCGGACTTTCCGGCCGCCGTGGCGTCTGATTCGGCTTCGGCCGGCGCCACCTGCTTCGGTGCCTCCCCCATTGCCGCGGGTGGCGCTCCCCGACCGCCGGCCTCGCCGCCGGCCGGGCCAGCCTGCGAGCAGGCGAGCGCGAGGGTGGAGGCCAGGATTGCGATGGCCAGGGCATTCGTCAGGCGTGCGTTCATGTCGATTCGACCCCGGTACCTCGTGAACAAGTTCCCGGAGATCACTCTGCCCAGAGCGCACCCAGATGAACCGCCTGCGCGGGAAAGCCCGCGAGCAGCCCGTCACGCAGTTGGGGGCCGATGGGAGGGTAGAGTTCGAGGCCCGCCAGGGACTCCACCGAGTGCCACTCGACCGTGTCGATGATCTCCTCGGTGGGAGTGCGGAGCCGGCCGCCCACCAGGCGGGCGCTGATGATCATGCTGACGACATGCCGGCTCGCATCGGGGGCGACCGACTCGGCCACGAAGCAGAGGCGCTCCGCGGCCACCGCCAAGCCGGTCTCTTCGCGCACCTCCCGCTCGCCGCA of the Candidatus Tanganyikabacteria bacterium genome contains:
- a CDS encoding DUF4349 domain-containing protein, which codes for MNARLTNALAIAILASTLALACSQAGPAGGEAGGRGAPPAAMGEAPKQVAPAEAESDATAAGKSEGAPAQQEPMIVRRAEVSVQVTDLPKAARALETRARSFGGYIASSTLYHGESPTGSLLVRIPARSLDAFLGGLAAVGTILSESLASDDVGLEFQDLQARLRNWAAEERRLQELFSRSGKVTDLLEVERELARVRGEMEQATARRNFLANQVSYSTVTLTLSVAAVPRTPAGWNPLAVAKEAGAALWEVAIGLISSAIWIGVFVPLWLPAYLLVRWLWGRRRRKPATAN
- a CDS encoding peptidoglycan-binding protein, whose translation is MAVQQVTGQQSQVLWAELRRLVSQIPAPAPSLGADQLILTSGDPNQLFYLPAKGTLAAGDVGPDVARLQQALRQLGYYREASNTGVYGLMTVIAVKEFQAAYGLPVLGEVGANTRKTLADALVGRARPQPQPPSAPPQATPSSGGWTAPSSGGGWTSPTVGSPTAPPPAAPPVSAAQAPAWNGLPHPNSYFISQIYDPRFNPYAPRSTANCGPTSLAMVLRAFGRAPAAANVQDLVEKVRIQMTGRNDPGELTNENQVARAASAYGLKSESVSSVDEIERQLRQGKLVILAGDPGAYNYTFGSDQYFPFSGGHFIVVSAIEGNRVIINDPLSHVGAIVIGRDHLQEYMSYRNWYSGLALSPI
- a CDS encoding NUDIX hydrolase is translated as MTGALRPRVRVGVVVERSGAILLVCHRKGERRYWMLPGGGLQWGETLFACGEREVREETGLAVAAERLCFVAESVAPDASRHVVSMIISARLVGGRLRTPTEEIIDTVEWHSVESLAGLELYPPIGPQLRDGLLAGFPAQAVHLGALWAE